The following are encoded in a window of Limibacter armeniacum genomic DNA:
- a CDS encoding heavy-metal-associated domain-containing protein, whose amino-acid sequence MKPILAIVMLIGLLAGTALGQDKKKVETLTVQTSILCDHCLQCGSCGANITDEIYRNKGIKKVTVDPAKQTITVIYKPDKTTPDGIRQSIAAAGFDADDVKAETAAYEQLDGCCKNEE is encoded by the coding sequence ATGAAACCAATACTTGCAATTGTAATGCTGATAGGCTTGTTGGCTGGTACAGCTTTGGGACAGGATAAGAAAAAGGTGGAAACCTTGACAGTGCAGACCTCCATACTGTGCGACCACTGTTTACAATGTGGCAGCTGTGGCGCCAATATTACGGATGAGATTTACCGGAACAAGGGGATCAAGAAGGTGACTGTAGATCCTGCGAAACAGACGATCACTGTGATTTACAAGCCGGATAAAACAACGCCTGATGGCATCAGGCAGTCTATTGCGGCGGCAGGGTTTGATGCGGATGATGTGAAGGCGGAGACAGCTGCGTATGAGCAACTGGATGGCTGCTGCAAGAATGAGGAGTAA
- a CDS encoding calcium/sodium antiporter, translating into MLTYVLFVIGFVLLIKGADYLVEGASSIAKRYQLSELVIGLTIVSFGTSMPELIVNLLASFEGSAELAIGNVFGSNIANVLLILGFSAIVRPLPIQRSIYFTEIPISLVATFMVGFLANANLFTDGQGLSLSRFDGGMLLLFFALFMFYIAVIARSKDETENEEEEIALLPMGKSLLLIGAGVLGLFVGGKWIVDGAVVIASALGFSETFIGLTVVAIGTSLPELVTSVVAARKGKADIAVGNVIGSNIFNILWILGISALIRPLPFDIVNNMDILTVIFSSTMLLFAVIVGRKPQISRATGYLFVFLYIAYLVYLVQRG; encoded by the coding sequence ATGCTAACATACGTACTATTTGTCATCGGCTTCGTGCTGCTCATCAAAGGAGCTGACTACCTGGTCGAGGGAGCTTCTTCCATAGCCAAACGTTACCAACTTTCCGAGCTGGTCATTGGCCTTACGATTGTCTCCTTTGGCACCAGCATGCCAGAACTGATCGTCAACCTGCTGGCAAGTTTTGAAGGCAGTGCAGAGCTTGCCATTGGTAACGTCTTTGGTAGCAACATAGCCAACGTACTGCTGATTTTGGGCTTCTCCGCTATCGTCCGTCCACTACCCATTCAGCGCAGCATCTACTTCACTGAGATTCCTATCTCACTCGTAGCTACCTTTATGGTAGGCTTCTTGGCCAATGCCAACCTGTTTACAGATGGACAAGGACTTTCTCTTAGCCGGTTTGATGGAGGAATGCTGCTGCTCTTCTTTGCCCTGTTCATGTTTTATATCGCTGTAATAGCACGTTCAAAGGATGAAACCGAAAACGAGGAAGAGGAAATTGCCCTCCTGCCTATGGGCAAGTCACTGCTGTTGATTGGTGCGGGTGTCCTAGGCCTGTTTGTAGGAGGTAAATGGATTGTCGATGGCGCTGTGGTCATTGCCTCTGCACTCGGGTTTAGCGAAACCTTTATCGGACTTACCGTTGTCGCGATCGGGACTTCGCTACCTGAACTGGTCACCTCTGTAGTAGCTGCACGAAAAGGCAAAGCCGATATTGCAGTAGGCAACGTCATCGGTTCCAACATCTTCAACATCCTCTGGATTCTTGGTATCAGTGCCCTGATCAGGCCGCTACCGTTTGACATAGTCAACAATATGGACATCCTGACTGTCATCTTCTCCAGCACTATGCTGTTATTTGCCGTAATCGTGGGTAGGAAACCCCAAATCAGCCGTGCTACCGGCTACTTATTTGTGTTCCTGTACATAGCTTACTTGGTATACCTTGTACAACGAGGGTAG
- a CDS encoding DUF4136 domain-containing protein: MIKFNWLLLVLLFFSLISSAQVKSDYDKDTDFSKYKTYSFEGWQKDSDQQLNDFDKERIQNALKSEFDKRGMTLIEGDADAKIALYLVLDKKESTTAYTDFMGGMGYGPRWGWGMGAGGMATTTYSENDYLEGTLVVDMYDSQNNDLKWQGVLTTIANEKPKKREKSIPKKIKKLMKKYPIPIK, encoded by the coding sequence ATGATAAAATTTAACTGGCTTCTATTGGTATTACTATTCTTTAGTCTCATAAGTAGTGCCCAAGTAAAAAGCGATTATGACAAGGACACGGATTTCTCCAAGTACAAGACCTATTCCTTTGAAGGATGGCAGAAGGACAGTGACCAGCAATTGAACGATTTTGATAAGGAACGTATTCAGAATGCGCTCAAATCAGAATTTGACAAACGTGGCATGACCCTGATTGAAGGTGATGCAGATGCGAAGATTGCTTTATACCTGGTTCTTGATAAAAAGGAAAGTACCACTGCCTATACTGATTTTATGGGAGGAATGGGGTATGGACCACGTTGGGGTTGGGGAATGGGAGCTGGAGGTATGGCTACCACGACCTATAGTGAAAATGACTATTTGGAGGGAACGTTGGTTGTTGATATGTATGACTCGCAAAACAATGATCTAAAATGGCAAGGGGTCTTGACAACCATTGCGAACGAAAAGCCTAAGAAAAGAGAGAAATCCATACCCAAGAAGATTAAAAAACTGATGAAGAAGTATCCGATTCCCATCAAATAG
- a CDS encoding arylsulfatase — protein MKRNIFLSFILIGLLSISIQEAVAQKKERPKKPNIIMLISDDTGWGDLGIYGGGKGRGMATPNLDRLGNEGMQFWSFYGQPSCTPGRAAMQTGRIPNRSGMTTVAFQGQGGGLPAAEWTVASVLKKAGYKTYFCGKWHLGEDEYAMPIAHGYDKMEHVVLYHLNAYTYAFPSWNPDMTPEMTEFFKKVTTGVLEGEAGGKTREVEKVTEENIAELDMKMTDKALERLEEYAKGSEPFFMSINFAKNHQPNLPSKQFEGKSDARTKYADAVVEMDYNVGRIMDKVRELGIDENTFVIYTVDNGAWQDVHPDAGYTPFRGSKGNDREGGSRVPAIAWWPNQIEAGSDSHEIVGGLDLMATFASLAGIELPKQDRDGKAMIFDSIDMSNVLFKEGEPLRNKWFYFTETELSPGAVRYERWKAVFNTRGDNGAMAGSDMPGQELGWRGDQEYVATVPAIYNIWQDPQERYDLFMNSFTEKTWTLVIFNKAIQDLMKSYIDYPPRKLQSEVFTGPLTIERFRTLEKIKEYMDQKGVKLPELEPSKK, from the coding sequence ATGAAGCGAAACATATTCTTATCATTTATACTGATAGGCCTACTCAGTATTTCCATACAGGAAGCTGTAGCCCAAAAAAAAGAGCGACCGAAGAAACCCAACATTATCATGTTGATTTCGGATGATACAGGTTGGGGGGATTTGGGTATCTATGGAGGAGGTAAGGGAAGGGGAATGGCGACTCCGAACCTTGACCGCCTTGGTAATGAAGGGATGCAATTTTGGTCATTCTATGGGCAGCCCAGCTGTACGCCCGGCAGGGCAGCGATGCAGACTGGTCGAATTCCAAACCGGAGTGGGATGACTACTGTAGCATTCCAAGGACAGGGAGGTGGACTTCCTGCCGCTGAATGGACAGTGGCATCTGTCCTGAAAAAGGCAGGGTACAAAACCTATTTTTGTGGTAAATGGCATTTGGGTGAAGATGAGTATGCTATGCCAATTGCCCATGGCTATGACAAGATGGAGCATGTGGTACTCTACCACCTTAATGCTTATACCTATGCTTTCCCTTCTTGGAATCCGGATATGACACCAGAAATGACCGAATTTTTCAAGAAGGTAACCACAGGTGTTTTGGAAGGTGAAGCTGGTGGCAAGACAAGGGAAGTGGAGAAGGTGACGGAAGAGAATATTGCCGAGCTGGACATGAAAATGACAGACAAGGCACTCGAACGACTGGAGGAATATGCCAAAGGGAGCGAACCATTCTTTATGAGTATCAACTTTGCCAAGAACCACCAGCCCAACCTGCCGTCCAAGCAGTTTGAAGGAAAATCAGATGCCAGAACCAAGTATGCCGATGCTGTAGTGGAAATGGATTACAATGTGGGGCGTATCATGGATAAGGTACGTGAGCTGGGCATAGATGAGAACACTTTTGTGATTTATACAGTAGATAACGGTGCATGGCAGGACGTGCATCCTGATGCGGGTTACACGCCTTTCAGGGGATCAAAAGGTAATGACAGGGAAGGTGGCAGCAGGGTGCCGGCTATCGCCTGGTGGCCAAATCAAATTGAGGCAGGCAGTGACAGCCATGAAATTGTGGGCGGTTTGGACCTGATGGCGACGTTTGCCAGTCTGGCAGGGATTGAGTTACCGAAACAGGACAGGGATGGCAAGGCGATGATTTTTGATAGCATTGATATGTCTAATGTCCTTTTCAAAGAGGGAGAGCCGTTACGTAATAAGTGGTTCTATTTTACGGAGACAGAACTTTCGCCAGGAGCGGTAAGGTATGAGCGCTGGAAGGCAGTCTTCAATACCCGTGGAGACAATGGTGCGATGGCTGGTAGTGATATGCCTGGTCAGGAATTGGGTTGGAGAGGAGATCAGGAGTATGTCGCAACAGTGCCAGCCATCTATAATATATGGCAAGACCCTCAGGAGCGGTATGACCTGTTTATGAACAGCTTTACGGAAAAGACCTGGACATTGGTCATATTCAACAAGGCGATTCAGGATTTAATGAAAAGTTATATTGATTACCCTCCAAGAAAACTACAAAGTGAAGTGTTTACAGGGCCTTTGACGATTGAACGTTTCAGAACACTTGAAAAAATAAAAGAATATATGGACCAGAAAGGTGTGAAACTGCCTGAGCTGGAGCCAAGCAAGAAGTAA
- a CDS encoding antitoxin Xre/MbcA/ParS toxin-binding domain-containing protein — protein sequence MKYKQVCYILGVPDNVHATEHDLIQLARKGLTTEQVALLLEFTALTQSEINHIVPNLNIRLTQPQQRLDKHLSSLLIEIAIIHETGYHLFKYRKEFQRWLHTPLMVLNKEEPISLLDGTQGCRIVSNILYRLQKEVII from the coding sequence ATGAAATACAAACAAGTATGTTATATATTGGGTGTACCTGACAATGTACATGCAACAGAACATGACCTGATTCAGTTGGCACGCAAAGGACTTACAACAGAACAAGTTGCCCTACTACTGGAGTTTACTGCACTTACTCAATCAGAAATCAACCACATTGTCCCCAACCTCAATATACGACTGACACAGCCACAACAGCGGCTGGATAAGCACCTCTCATCCTTGCTGATCGAGATTGCCATTATTCACGAGACAGGCTACCACCTGTTCAAGTACAGGAAAGAGTTTCAACGCTGGCTACACACCCCACTGATGGTACTTAACAAGGAAGAACCCATCTCACTCCTGGATGGCACACAAGGATGCCGAATTGTCAGCAATATCCTGTACAGGCTCCAGAAGGAAGTAATCATCTAA
- the cutA gene encoding divalent cation tolerance protein CutA, with protein MIQLNVTCYQKEQANMIASFLLENKLVISVNMMEVKRFEKKDGEVISLTAYKLIGKTKALLFDKIDKQLRELYPDNVPELYSVAIVNMDWEQTEQLVEDTEKV; from the coding sequence ATGATACAGCTGAATGTAACATGCTATCAGAAGGAGCAAGCCAATATGATTGCAAGCTTCCTCCTTGAAAACAAACTCGTCATATCAGTCAATATGATGGAAGTCAAAAGGTTTGAGAAAAAGGATGGTGAGGTGATTTCCTTAACAGCCTACAAACTGATAGGAAAGACAAAGGCACTGCTATTTGACAAAATTGATAAGCAATTAAGGGAGTTATACCCAGATAATGTACCTGAACTCTATTCTGTTGCTATAGTAAATATGGATTGGGAACAGACAGAACAGTTGGTAGAAGACACAGAAAAAGTCTGA
- a CDS encoding caspase family protein, with protein MRIRLTFVLLIITHAGFAQNYYRNWTEQVENQKKYIALVIGNSQYSSHKLLEEPVQAATKLESTLINQGFDVMAGRDLNRKQMVALLNDFSNIYVDYQFALILYMGHGFAVEEQNFLVPIDANPPSEDEMVIEAIDMAYILKKLDKTNVPKSLILNASYTNPFLQNWNKQKVKSESPNAFADFNAPTNTEILLTFPSQSESGYHNPFVDYFISELNQDSCWEDIQKNISNNLTEENPSLTPVKYGRLLNKVCFEKNNVTTEKQASQIEEWNQKGDNYRHGKNGITKDTQKAIEWYTKSANLGDTDAQLILGIIYYNNKDYQQSFSWFTKSAAQGNKDACLWLGKLYVYGEGVEKDAEAAYMWIERPFDKEKSEELYELGLEYFNYGMDDYRFMSKSVYWLEKAVSKGHLNIEIAFWLGATYESGINLPIDYKKAYFWYELAAKQDDQNAFSCLGDICYRGIDVPQDYTKAFYWYEKAANKGDANIQAKIGDMYYDGKGVKSSFDKAIEWYEKSAKGGSAVGQYRLATSCFQLGQDYKKAIKWYTASAEQGYKDAQNTLAILYYTGQGTSQDIEKTLYWAKLAAEQGQPESQYLLGVLYYQGTGIAKDLLKAFDWFVKAANQDNVESQKILSKMYWIGEGVAQDENKALFWAQKAAEQGDMISQYNLGDIYAYSNSSSIQNPKKALHYYHLSAEQGLAAAQHKLGKAYYNGSLGASIDADKGRYWYTKAAEQGIVDAQYELGAWYVKERNRKKAKYWYTKAAEQGHKLAMYYVADMHVKDKEFEKGRYWHKKSCENGNSFSCSALERQDQW; from the coding sequence ATGAGAATCAGACTAACATTCGTCCTGCTAATTATTACTCATGCAGGTTTTGCACAAAACTACTATCGCAACTGGACTGAACAGGTAGAGAACCAAAAGAAATACATCGCTTTGGTAATTGGAAACAGCCAGTACTCTAGCCATAAACTGCTCGAAGAACCTGTTCAGGCTGCAACTAAACTGGAAAGTACATTGATCAACCAGGGATTCGATGTAATGGCAGGTAGGGACCTGAACAGAAAGCAGATGGTAGCCTTGCTCAATGACTTTTCTAATATTTATGTAGACTACCAGTTCGCCCTCATACTATATATGGGGCATGGCTTTGCCGTAGAGGAGCAAAACTTCTTGGTTCCTATTGATGCCAACCCTCCTTCAGAAGACGAGATGGTGATCGAAGCCATAGACATGGCATATATACTCAAGAAGCTGGACAAGACCAATGTCCCAAAATCACTGATCCTTAATGCATCCTATACCAACCCTTTCTTGCAAAACTGGAATAAGCAAAAGGTAAAATCAGAATCCCCTAATGCATTCGCTGACTTCAATGCACCTACCAATACTGAAATCTTGTTGACCTTCCCTTCACAAAGCGAGAGTGGTTACCATAACCCTTTTGTCGACTATTTCATCAGTGAGCTAAATCAGGATAGCTGTTGGGAAGACATTCAAAAAAATATTAGCAACAACCTTACTGAAGAGAATCCAAGTCTTACTCCTGTTAAATACGGACGGCTGTTGAACAAGGTATGTTTTGAAAAAAACAATGTAACAACTGAAAAGCAGGCAAGTCAAATTGAAGAATGGAACCAGAAAGGGGATAATTATAGGCATGGTAAAAATGGTATAACCAAAGACACCCAAAAGGCGATAGAGTGGTACACAAAGTCAGCAAACCTAGGGGATACGGATGCACAACTCATTTTGGGAATCATATATTACAATAATAAAGACTATCAGCAGTCTTTCAGTTGGTTTACAAAGTCTGCAGCACAAGGCAATAAGGATGCCTGTTTATGGTTGGGCAAATTGTATGTATATGGTGAAGGAGTTGAAAAGGATGCAGAAGCTGCTTATATGTGGATTGAAAGACCTTTTGACAAGGAAAAATCGGAAGAACTCTATGAGCTAGGATTGGAATACTTTAACTATGGAATGGATGATTATCGATTTATGAGTAAGTCGGTATATTGGTTAGAGAAAGCCGTTTCCAAAGGGCATTTAAATATTGAAATAGCATTTTGGTTAGGAGCAACTTACGAGTCAGGTATTAATTTACCCATAGACTATAAGAAAGCATACTTTTGGTATGAACTTGCGGCCAAACAAGACGATCAAAATGCATTTTCTTGTTTAGGAGATATTTGCTACCGAGGTATAGATGTTCCCCAAGACTACACAAAAGCATTCTACTGGTATGAGAAAGCTGCGAACAAGGGCGATGCCAATATACAAGCCAAAATTGGAGATATGTACTATGATGGCAAGGGTGTGAAATCAAGCTTTGACAAGGCGATAGAATGGTATGAGAAGTCTGCCAAGGGAGGGAGTGCAGTAGGCCAATACAGGTTGGCTACTAGCTGTTTCCAACTGGGTCAGGACTATAAAAAGGCCATCAAATGGTATACTGCTTCTGCCGAACAAGGATACAAGGACGCCCAAAACACACTGGCAATCCTCTACTATACAGGTCAAGGAACATCCCAGGACATCGAAAAAACCCTTTACTGGGCCAAGCTGGCAGCAGAACAAGGACAACCCGAAAGTCAATACCTTTTAGGAGTCCTATACTATCAAGGTACTGGTATTGCTAAAGACCTCCTTAAAGCATTTGATTGGTTTGTAAAAGCAGCGAATCAAGACAATGTTGAATCCCAAAAAATACTGTCAAAAATGTATTGGATAGGAGAAGGTGTTGCCCAAGATGAAAATAAGGCTTTATTCTGGGCTCAAAAAGCCGCAGAGCAGGGGGATATGATCAGTCAATACAATTTGGGAGACATTTACGCCTATAGCAACAGCAGCTCAATACAAAACCCTAAAAAAGCGCTTCACTACTATCACCTGTCTGCAGAACAAGGGCTAGCAGCAGCACAACACAAACTGGGGAAAGCCTATTATAACGGCTCATTGGGAGCCAGCATAGATGCGGATAAAGGCAGGTACTGGTACACCAAAGCCGCAGAACAGGGCATTGTCGATGCACAGTATGAGCTAGGTGCTTGGTATGTGAAAGAAAGAAACCGTAAGAAAGCAAAATACTGGTACACCAAAGCTGCAGAGCAAGGGCATAAATTGGCAATGTATTATGTAGCGGATATGCATGTCAAGGACAAAGAATTTGAAAAAGGCAGGTACTGGCACAAAAAATCATGTGAAAATGGTAATAGTTTTTCTTGTTCAGCACTTGAACGTCAAGACCAGTGGTAA
- a CDS encoding phosphatidylinositol-specific phospholipase C domain-containing protein: MENLSIIYKGAHSNNLYTAYYDGAKWHGDTPISDEPGGISPESNYNPGTVVFNNWLYLIYKGANSNELYSSWYNGTKWSGNIKISDQLGNINPESNYCPNAVVYKGLLFIVYKDPHSNDLYSAWFNGTTWYGNTKISDQPGGISPESNYNPGMVVYNNRLYIIYKDAHSDELFTAYFDGSAWYGNTKISDQPGDIDPESNYSPGTAVFDNKLYLVYKGAHSNELFTAYFNGTTWYGNTKINDQPGDIDPESNYSPNAEVFDNDLWIVYKGAHSDELFTAYFNGTTWYGNTKINDQPGDIDPESNYNPSVCTAAISPNSQARWMERLTDSTLISAINIPGSHDAAAINTSITTPYACHNYSISDQLEFGIRLLDVRIKVEEKNGSYTFTTCHSDIGLGIGMNTYQSLVSLLDECTAFLHTNPSEVVLMSLKVDDWSNTTDKSQAETALTELVNQYPISSSESIPSLGSVRGRIFLYNRINTHLSLGVPIHWSNNTAGSYADNVTHRRYQVYVQDKYEELSTFGPQAEKFELVTLAFSNKQEDEVVWNFASATWFGFGVYIMGDLLNYFGANEANNRLAKFGWTLFDFPFNSYNTNIYSAMSIVSLIIDSNFGYSNYPDKFKVVNDGHDSSI, from the coding sequence ATGGAAAATTTATCTATTATCTACAAAGGAGCACACTCTAACAACCTCTACACAGCTTATTATGATGGCGCTAAATGGCATGGCGACACGCCAATCAGTGATGAGCCAGGAGGAATCAGCCCTGAGTCCAATTACAATCCTGGAACAGTAGTTTTCAACAATTGGCTGTACTTAATATACAAGGGGGCAAACTCGAATGAACTTTATTCATCATGGTATAATGGTACAAAGTGGTCAGGCAATATTAAAATCAGTGATCAACTGGGAAATATCAACCCTGAATCAAATTATTGCCCCAACGCCGTAGTCTATAAAGGGCTGTTATTTATAGTCTACAAGGACCCTCATTCCAATGATTTATATTCAGCATGGTTTAATGGAACCACTTGGTATGGCAACACCAAGATCAGTGACCAACCTGGAGGCATTAGCCCTGAGTCCAATTACAATCCTGGAATGGTGGTGTATAACAACCGGTTATATATCATCTATAAAGACGCCCATTCTGATGAGCTGTTTACGGCTTATTTCGATGGTTCAGCTTGGTATGGCAATACCAAGATCAGTGACCAGCCTGGAGATATTGACCCTGAATCAAACTATAGCCCTGGTACAGCTGTATTTGACAATAAGTTATACCTAGTCTACAAAGGGGCCCATTCCAATGAATTGTTTACAGCTTATTTCAATGGAACGACGTGGTATGGCAATACCAAGATCAATGACCAGCCTGGAGATATTGACCCTGAATCAAACTACTCTCCAAATGCAGAAGTTTTTGATAATGATTTATGGATTGTATATAAAGGAGCCCATTCAGATGAGTTGTTCACGGCTTATTTCAATGGAACGACGTGGTATGGCAATACCAAGATCAATGACCAGCCTGGAGACATTGACCCTGAATCCAACTATAACCCATCAGTATGTACTGCTGCCATCTCCCCTAATAGCCAGGCCAGATGGATGGAGCGCCTAACAGACTCCACTTTAATTTCTGCCATAAATATACCTGGCTCCCATGATGCTGCAGCAATCAACACTTCCATTACGACCCCGTATGCATGCCATAATTACTCCATATCAGATCAGCTGGAGTTTGGGATAAGGTTGCTAGATGTCCGTATCAAAGTGGAAGAGAAGAATGGCTCCTACACATTTACGACCTGCCATAGCGACATCGGATTGGGTATAGGGATGAATACCTACCAATCATTAGTATCATTGCTAGATGAGTGTACTGCTTTCTTACACACCAACCCTTCAGAAGTAGTCCTCATGTCCCTTAAGGTGGATGACTGGAGCAATACAACGGATAAGAGTCAAGCAGAAACAGCATTGACTGAATTGGTGAATCAATACCCTATTTCCTCATCAGAGAGTATTCCGAGTTTAGGGTCTGTACGTGGCAGGATATTCTTGTACAATAGAATCAATACTCATCTCTCTTTGGGAGTACCCATACATTGGAGCAACAATACAGCAGGCAGTTATGCTGACAATGTTACTCATCGAAGGTATCAAGTCTATGTCCAAGATAAATACGAGGAATTATCTACATTTGGTCCACAAGCCGAGAAATTCGAATTGGTTACACTTGCCTTTTCCAATAAACAAGAAGATGAGGTTGTATGGAATTTTGCCAGTGCCACATGGTTTGGGTTTGGAGTGTACATAATGGGAGATTTATTGAATTACTTTGGTGCTAATGAGGCAAATAACCGGTTAGCGAAATTTGGATGGACATTATTTGATTTCCCTTTCAACTCTTATAATACCAATATTTACTCAGCAATGAGTATCGTTTCTCTTATCATAGATTCAAACTTTGGTTACTCCAACTATCCGGATAAGTTTAAAGTTGTAAATGACGGGCATGATTCTAGTATATAA
- a CDS encoding PLAT/LH2 domain-containing protein, translating to MNEISYKICVNTSGKSHGGTDDKVFMIICGDKNVSKEFRFDTPKDNFEGGKDIINATIGNAWFASEDLGNVYGVSVRMEGHDGWWLKGISIERKEGHDTKEYNFPFDGFLGEKGDGPGVYELPKERKSVFLWKDGVVPKEADEGAEIMMEVDRDYFVQDRRGVNSGTNEYNYSISTEISAEKIYESIKKTSKTVKTEFIMESGKLWTPKVKFGIGVSISEEEQTKNANLVKGSTTVTDQFTIEVPVNTLYIRKTRVLMKMKKVTLKANDSYFDAYISLSVEKLNYDIKEWSYKAGEEVKEKEAVDILNRVVSVTG from the coding sequence GTGAACGAAATTAGTTACAAGATCTGTGTCAATACTAGTGGGAAATCCCATGGTGGTACAGATGACAAAGTCTTTATGATTATTTGTGGTGACAAGAATGTATCCAAGGAGTTTCGCTTTGATACACCCAAGGACAACTTTGAAGGAGGCAAGGATATCATAAACGCGACTATTGGTAATGCTTGGTTTGCCAGCGAAGACCTTGGGAATGTTTATGGAGTGAGTGTACGTATGGAGGGACATGATGGCTGGTGGCTGAAAGGGATATCGATTGAGCGAAAGGAAGGTCATGACACAAAAGAATATAACTTCCCATTTGACGGATTTCTGGGAGAAAAGGGGGACGGACCAGGAGTCTATGAACTACCCAAAGAAAGAAAAAGTGTTTTTCTCTGGAAAGATGGTGTTGTACCTAAAGAGGCTGACGAGGGAGCAGAGATAATGATGGAAGTGGATAGAGACTACTTCGTTCAGGATCGCAGAGGGGTCAACTCAGGTACCAACGAATATAACTATAGCATCTCAACCGAGATTAGCGCTGAGAAGATATACGAAAGTATCAAGAAGACCTCCAAAACTGTCAAGACAGAATTTATCATGGAGTCAGGTAAGTTGTGGACACCAAAAGTGAAGTTTGGCATAGGGGTTTCTATCTCAGAAGAAGAACAGACAAAGAATGCCAACCTTGTTAAGGGAAGTACCACTGTGACAGATCAATTTACCATCGAAGTACCGGTAAATACGCTATATATAAGGAAAACCAGGGTGCTGATGAAAATGAAAAAGGTCACCCTTAAAGCAAACGACAGCTATTTCGATGCCTATATCAGTTTGTCAGTAGAGAAACTCAACTACGACATTAAAGAGTGGAGCTACAAGGCTGGCGAAGAAGTCAAGGAAAAGGAAGCCGTTGATATTCTCAACAGAGTTGTTAGTGTCACTGGATAA
- a CDS encoding HAD family hydrolase, with amino-acid sequence MDYMKTALKSWTASLLICLLLCCCSTSTNTDQQAQQQENTPTAQQDPLPSWNENNTKHAIITYVEEITDKNSGNFIPELDRIATFDNDGTLWSEQPIYFQLFFAMDRVKAMADEHPDWKNKQPFKAVLDNNRQELMKQGEKGILEIVMNTHAGMTTEEFEKEVKNWVATAEHPIKKKRYTELVYQPMLELLQYLRANGFKTFIVSGGGVDFMRPWVEEVYGIPRDQVVGSTIQVKYDYNNGKPVVRKLAEIDYIDDKDGKPECIHKYIGRKPVFAAGNSDGDLQMLRWADANPYKSFQLYVHHTDSTREWAYDRQSHIGQFDKGLDEAKEKNWTLVDMKNDWKVVYPFDK; translated from the coding sequence ATGGATTATATGAAAACAGCCCTCAAATCATGGACAGCAAGCCTACTCATATGCCTGCTACTATGCTGTTGCTCCACTTCCACCAATACCGATCAACAGGCACAACAGCAGGAAAATACACCAACCGCACAGCAAGATCCCCTGCCATCATGGAATGAAAACAACACCAAACATGCCATCATTACCTATGTGGAAGAGATTACCGACAAGAACAGTGGAAACTTTATCCCTGAGCTGGACCGCATCGCTACCTTTGACAATGACGGTACCTTGTGGAGCGAACAGCCTATCTATTTCCAGCTATTTTTTGCCATGGACAGAGTCAAAGCCATGGCAGATGAGCACCCTGACTGGAAAAACAAGCAACCATTCAAGGCTGTACTTGACAACAACAGGCAAGAACTAATGAAGCAAGGGGAAAAAGGCATTCTCGAAATTGTAATGAATACCCATGCAGGCATGACCACTGAGGAGTTTGAAAAAGAAGTGAAAAATTGGGTGGCAACAGCCGAGCACCCCATCAAAAAGAAGCGCTATACAGAACTCGTCTATCAGCCCATGTTGGAACTACTCCAATATCTAAGAGCAAATGGTTTCAAAACCTTTATCGTATCCGGTGGCGGAGTAGACTTTATGCGTCCTTGGGTAGAAGAAGTCTATGGTATCCCTCGTGATCAAGTAGTCGGCAGTACCATCCAAGTCAAGTATGACTACAACAACGGAAAACCTGTAGTAAGAAAACTAGCAGAAATCGACTACATCGATGACAAGGATGGCAAACCCGAATGCATCCATAAGTACATTGGGCGCAAACCTGTTTTTGCCGCAGGCAACTCTGACGGCGATTTACAGATGCTCAGGTGGGCAGATGCCAACCCCTACAAGAGCTTTCAGCTTTACGTTCACCACACAGACTCCACCAGAGAATGGGCTTATGACCGCCAATCACACATAGGACAGTTCGACAAGGGACTCGACGAAGCCAAGGAAAAAAACTGGACCTTGGTGGATATGAAAAACGACTGGAAAGTCGTATACCCCTTTGACAAGTGA